One Mesoplodon densirostris isolate mMesDen1 chromosome X, mMesDen1 primary haplotype, whole genome shotgun sequence genomic region harbors:
- the LOC132482100 gene encoding large ribosomal subunit protein eL22-like has translation MAPVKKLVVKGDKKKKQVLKFTLDCTHPVEDGIMDAANFEQFLQERIKVNGKAGNLGGGVVTIERSKSKITVTSEVPFSKRYLKYLTKKYLKNNLRDWLRVVANSKESYELRYFQINQDEEEEEDED, from the coding sequence ATGGCGCCAGTGAAAAAGCTTGTGGTGAAGGGGgacaaaaaaaagaagcaggtccTGAAGTTTACTCTTGACTGTACCCATCCTGTAGAAGATGGAATCATGGATGCGGCCAATTTTGAGCAGTTTCTTCAGGAAAGAATCAAAGTGAATGGAAAAGCTGGGAATCTCGGAGGAGGTGTTGTAACAATCGAAAGAAGCAAAAGCAAGATCACTGTAACTTCCGAGGTGCCTTTTTCCAAAAGGTATTTGAAATATCTcaccaaaaaatatttgaagaataatCTCCGTGATTGGTTACGCGTAGTTGCTAACAGCAAAGAAAGTTACGAATTACGTTACTTCCAGATTAATCAagatgaagaagaggaggaagatgaggattGA